A genomic segment from Amycolatopsis camponoti encodes:
- a CDS encoding SDR family NAD(P)-dependent oxidoreductase, producing the protein MSSVFFVTGSSRGLGRQIAERALAAGHRVVATARDPRTLDDLAARHGDRVHVEPLDVTDAAAAEAAVAAGVAAFGRIDVVVNNAGQGDRASLEDTTLDVFRRQIETNFLGTVHVTKAAVPVLRGQGGGRIIQISSVGGRVGSPGMTAYQSAKWAVGGFSEALAAEVAPLGIKITVLEPGGMRTDWAGASMATPPISEPYEATVGASARAMADFEQHANSDPRKVADLVLTVAALDEPPLRLLAGSDAYEYGREAWRHRVDTDAKWAHLSRSTDHAESGDAWRRQRGTSLPDVRA; encoded by the coding sequence ATGAGTTCAGTGTTTTTCGTGACCGGCTCGTCGCGCGGGCTCGGCCGGCAGATCGCCGAGCGGGCTCTGGCCGCCGGGCACCGCGTCGTCGCCACCGCCCGGGACCCGCGGACCCTGGACGATCTCGCGGCCCGCCACGGCGACCGCGTCCACGTCGAGCCGCTGGACGTCACCGACGCCGCGGCCGCCGAAGCCGCGGTCGCCGCCGGGGTCGCCGCGTTCGGCCGGATCGACGTCGTGGTCAACAACGCCGGCCAAGGCGACCGCGCGTCCCTCGAAGACACGACGCTCGACGTCTTCCGCCGGCAGATCGAGACGAACTTCCTGGGCACGGTCCACGTCACCAAGGCGGCGGTTCCGGTGCTGCGCGGGCAAGGCGGCGGGCGGATCATCCAGATCTCGTCGGTCGGCGGCCGCGTCGGCAGCCCGGGGATGACGGCCTACCAGTCGGCGAAGTGGGCGGTCGGCGGATTCAGCGAGGCGCTCGCCGCCGAGGTCGCCCCGCTGGGCATCAAGATCACCGTGCTCGAGCCGGGCGGGATGCGCACGGACTGGGCCGGCGCGTCGATGGCCACCCCGCCGATCAGCGAGCCGTACGAGGCGACGGTCGGCGCGTCCGCCCGCGCGATGGCCGACTTCGAGCAGCACGCGAACAGCGACCCGCGGAAGGTCGCCGACCTGGTGCTCACGGTCGCCGCCCTCGACGAGCCGCCGCTGCGCCTGCTGGCGGGCAGCGACGCCTACGAGTACGGCCGCGAGGCGTGGCGGCACCGCGTCGACACGGACGCGAAGTGGGCCCACCTGAGCAGGTCGACGGACCACGCCGAATCCGGCGACGCGTGGCGCCGCCAGCGGGGCACGAGCCTGCCCGACGTGCGGGCCTGA
- a CDS encoding MBL fold metallo-hydrolase codes for MTAIPEQITLGDVTVTRVQEFSGSVEMTPAEFFPGSPRASWEANRAWLAPDFWNPETDEVHAAVQTWLLRSEGRTILVDTGVGNHKERPYAALWGHRDTAFLDTLAAAGVRPADVDLVINTHLHTDHVGWNTRLEGRSWVPTFPNATYLLPRRDFDFWNPVNEHKSVFGRGNQNVFEDSVAPVHEAGLTELWDGSYRIDGNLRLELAPGHTPGSSVLHLESGGDRALFAGDLVHTPQQIVEPEVNSCFCEDAAEARATRHKLLGAAAETGALVFPAHLPGPGGVQVRRDGSRFAITDWAGFARVA; via the coding sequence ATGACCGCGATTCCCGAACAGATCACGCTGGGGGACGTCACCGTCACCCGCGTCCAGGAGTTCTCCGGCTCGGTCGAGATGACGCCGGCCGAGTTCTTCCCCGGCAGCCCCCGCGCCTCCTGGGAGGCGAACCGGGCCTGGCTGGCGCCCGACTTCTGGAACCCCGAGACCGACGAGGTCCACGCGGCGGTCCAGACCTGGCTGCTGCGCAGCGAAGGCCGCACCATCCTCGTCGACACCGGCGTCGGCAACCACAAGGAGCGGCCCTACGCCGCGTTGTGGGGGCACCGCGACACCGCCTTCCTCGACACGCTCGCGGCGGCCGGGGTGCGCCCGGCGGACGTCGACCTCGTGATCAACACCCACCTGCACACCGACCACGTCGGCTGGAACACCCGGCTCGAGGGCCGTTCCTGGGTCCCGACCTTCCCCAACGCGACCTACCTGCTGCCGCGGCGGGACTTCGACTTCTGGAACCCCGTCAACGAGCACAAGTCGGTGTTCGGCCGGGGGAACCAGAACGTCTTCGAGGACAGCGTCGCGCCGGTCCACGAGGCCGGGCTGACCGAGCTGTGGGACGGCTCGTACCGCATCGACGGCAACCTCCGGCTCGAGCTCGCGCCCGGCCACACCCCGGGATCTTCGGTGCTGCACCTGGAATCCGGCGGTGACCGGGCGCTGTTCGCCGGCGATCTCGTGCACACCCCGCAGCAGATCGTGGAGCCCGAGGTCAACTCGTGCTTCTGCGAGGACGCGGCGGAGGCCCGCGCGACGCGGCACAAGCTGCTCGGTGCGGCGGCCGAGACCGGCGCGCTCGTGTTCCCGGCCCACCTGCCCGGGCCCGGCGGGGTGCAGGTCCGGCGCGACGGTTCCCGCTTCGCGATCACGGACTGGGCCGGCTTCGCCCGGGTCGCGTGA
- a CDS encoding carboxylesterase/lipase family protein: MSQLENPVVHLPSGAVRGTRDRFGERYRAIPYAAAPTGGRRFAAPVPHAGWTGVRDGTRPSPTAPQPSRDFGRLDLSPYFGPGWVRGEEYLTVDVRTPAADGGQRPVMVFVHGGGFVTGTGGAALYDGRAFARDGVVLVTLNYRLGIPGFLVLDDAPDNRGLLDVLAALRWVRDTAGAFGGDPGNVTVFGQSAGATLVAGLLAAPESSGLFRRAIMQSGSGTGAFTPEQARRVTSAAATALGADPTAEAFAGIPDDRFVAVLPALSGVDLRTETATDPLAGLSPFSVVLPAQPADAPAGVGLLIGTTTEEGNLYLVPQGKFAVSTDADVLAAAAATRADPEAAVAALRASRPDASPGELRSALLGDALFGAGSAAMIAAQEPGRAHVYSFAHRSTALDGRLGAAHTVELPFVFDLADEPWLHGETGLLGPDPAPADLAARMHGAWVGFARTGDPGWAPHTAERPVVEVFGG, translated from the coding sequence TTGTCCCAGCTAGAAAACCCGGTCGTGCACCTCCCCTCGGGTGCGGTGCGGGGCACCCGGGACCGGTTCGGCGAACGCTACCGGGCCATTCCTTACGCGGCCGCTCCGACCGGCGGACGCCGTTTCGCCGCGCCCGTGCCGCACGCGGGCTGGACCGGCGTCCGGGACGGCACCCGGCCTTCGCCCACCGCGCCGCAGCCGTCGCGGGACTTCGGCCGGCTCGACCTGAGCCCGTACTTCGGCCCCGGCTGGGTGCGCGGCGAGGAGTACCTCACCGTGGACGTCCGCACGCCGGCCGCCGACGGCGGGCAGCGGCCGGTGATGGTCTTCGTGCACGGCGGCGGGTTCGTCACCGGGACCGGCGGCGCCGCGCTGTACGACGGCCGGGCCTTCGCCAGGGACGGCGTCGTCCTGGTGACGCTGAACTACCGCCTCGGCATCCCCGGCTTCCTCGTCCTGGACGACGCGCCGGACAACCGCGGCCTGCTGGACGTCCTCGCCGCGCTGCGCTGGGTCCGCGACACGGCCGGCGCGTTCGGCGGCGATCCCGGCAACGTCACGGTGTTCGGCCAGTCGGCGGGGGCGACGCTCGTCGCCGGCCTGCTGGCGGCCCCGGAGTCGAGCGGGCTGTTCCGGCGGGCGATCATGCAGAGCGGCAGCGGCACCGGCGCGTTCACCCCGGAGCAGGCACGGCGCGTCACGTCGGCCGCGGCCACCGCGCTGGGGGCCGACCCGACGGCCGAGGCCTTCGCGGGTATCCCGGACGATCGTTTCGTGGCCGTCCTGCCCGCGCTGTCCGGTGTGGACTTGCGGACCGAGACGGCCACCGACCCGCTCGCCGGGCTGAGCCCGTTCAGCGTGGTGCTCCCGGCGCAGCCCGCCGACGCGCCGGCCGGCGTCGGCCTGCTCATCGGAACCACCACCGAGGAGGGGAACCTCTACTTGGTGCCGCAGGGGAAGTTCGCCGTCTCCACGGATGCCGACGTGCTCGCCGCCGCGGCGGCGACCCGGGCGGACCCCGAGGCAGCGGTGGCCGCGCTGCGGGCGTCCCGGCCGGACGCGAGCCCGGGGGAGCTGCGATCGGCACTGCTCGGCGACGCGTTGTTCGGGGCGGGTTCGGCGGCGATGATCGCGGCGCAGGAGCCCGGGCGGGCCCACGTGTACTCGTTCGCCCACCGCTCGACGGCCCTGGACGGCCGGCTCGGCGCGGCGCACACCGTCGAGCTGCCGTTCGTCTTCGACCTCGCCGACGAGCCGTGGCTGCACGGCGAGACGGGACTGCTGGGCCCGGACCCCGCGCCGGCGGACCTCGCGGCGCGCATGCACGGGGCGTGGGTGGGTTTCGCCCGCACCGGGGACCCGGGCTGGGCGCCCCACACCGCGGAACGGCCCGTGGTGGAGGTCTTCGGCGGCTGA
- a CDS encoding SRPBCC family protein, whose translation MTTDTVPTLDPASFAFARRVWVPAPPQTVYDLVSDVTKIELWSPTASRVRYDEGTGAVPGAWFGGHNRRGEREWDTRSQVLTADAPSEFTFVVGGLDDGIVRWRWLIEGAGPGSVVTQEWRLLRMDPVLGSTAREVAGLRDDMAASAETTLLALARWLHEHATEA comes from the coding sequence ATGACCACTGACACCGTTCCCACCCTCGACCCCGCGTCGTTCGCGTTCGCCAGGCGGGTCTGGGTCCCCGCACCCCCGCAAACCGTCTACGACCTGGTCAGCGACGTCACCAAGATCGAGCTGTGGAGCCCGACGGCGTCCCGCGTGCGCTACGACGAAGGCACCGGCGCGGTGCCCGGGGCGTGGTTCGGCGGCCACAACCGCCGCGGCGAGCGTGAATGGGACACCCGTTCGCAGGTCCTCACCGCCGACGCACCCAGCGAGTTCACCTTCGTCGTCGGCGGTCTCGACGACGGCATCGTGCGCTGGCGGTGGCTCATCGAGGGCGCCGGTCCGGGCTCGGTCGTGACCCAGGAATGGCGGTTGCTGCGGATGGATCCGGTGCTCGGCTCGACCGCGCGCGAGGTGGCCGGGCTTCGAGACGACATGGCGGCCAGCGCGGAAACCACCCTGCTCGCGCTCGCCCGCTGGCTGCACGAACACGCCACGGAGGCGTGA